A genomic segment from Syntrophotalea acetylenivorans encodes:
- a CDS encoding Mor transcription activator family protein: MKLSARVRLTPEDRQEIWHIYQTGGANITDIAERFNVSRPTIYKVIERARKHEFAPRKSTNLRYRNLRYGLKRLAKVERNLEGSC, translated from the coding sequence ATGAAACTATCAGCACGTGTTCGACTTACCCCTGAGGATCGCCAGGAAATCTGGCATATCTATCAAACCGGCGGAGCAAATATTACCGATATTGCAGAGCGGTTCAATGTTTCGAGGCCGACTATTTACAAGGTGATCGAGCGGGCCCGAAAGCATGAATTTGCCCCTCGCAAAAGCACCAACCTGCGCTATCGCAACCTGCGGTACGGTCTCAAACGCCTTGCCAAGGTCGAGCGCAACCTGGAAGGTAGCTGCTAG
- a CDS encoding cache domain-containing protein has protein sequence MKDLKISHKIFLLSGSILIVFSLVVAWMYLDAKRNYVQARRNEIKHVVESAWGVLDYYAGLAESKQLDSEAAKKQAIEAVRSLRFDVDNYYWINDFQPRMVMHPFSQELVGQDLSEYRDPQGKALFVEMAELCRRQGQGFIEYVWHKPGSTMPVGKVSFVKRLPQWNWIVGAGVYTDDIERNLAKVFYTTLGIFCALLLGVIVVTLIVSRQIAVPLGQAVEAMERLGNGNFDVHLGMTRRDEIGRMANAIDACVGNLRKLFETIRSM, from the coding sequence ATGAAGGATCTGAAGATCTCCCATAAGATCTTCCTGCTGAGCGGGTCTATCCTGATTGTTTTTTCGTTGGTGGTCGCCTGGATGTATCTGGACGCCAAGCGTAATTACGTGCAGGCTCGCCGCAATGAGATTAAACATGTTGTCGAATCAGCTTGGGGTGTTCTCGATTATTACGCCGGTTTGGCTGAAAGTAAGCAACTCGATTCTGAAGCAGCCAAAAAACAGGCGATTGAGGCGGTTCGTTCCCTGCGTTTCGATGTGGATAACTATTACTGGATCAATGATTTCCAGCCACGCATGGTCATGCATCCCTTCAGTCAGGAGTTGGTGGGGCAAGACCTGAGTGAATATCGGGACCCGCAGGGCAAGGCTCTGTTCGTGGAAATGGCCGAACTGTGCCGTCGTCAGGGGCAGGGTTTTATCGAGTATGTCTGGCATAAGCCTGGTAGCACCATGCCGGTCGGCAAGGTCTCTTTTGTTAAGCGATTACCCCAGTGGAACTGGATTGTCGGCGCTGGAGTTTATACCGACGATATCGAGCGTAACCTGGCCAAGGTTTTTTATACCACCCTCGGCATTTTCTGTGCGTTATTGTTGGGTGTGATTGTGGTTACCCTGATTGTCTCCCGTCAAATAGCTGTTCCCCTGGGACAGGCGGTTGAGGCGATGGAAAGGCTCGGTAACGGTAATTTCGATGTTCATCTCGGCATGACACGCAGAGACGAAATCGGCCGAATGGCTAACGCCATTGATGCTTGTGTCGGTAATCTAAGAAAACTATTTGAAACCATTCGTTCCATGTAA
- a CDS encoding 3'-5' exonuclease yields the protein MRPTVKYWVFLLIILFAVFGVILGSLAAAWHQITLAEQDFIARIAHRLIPFPLIGATFLFLIIGGLVSLLFYFYVVPILRLGEETKLISAVNPSHRIKPKGAPELVNLAGIINESADAFETLQAEVKEKINQARSDLQHERNLLAALMSDLPTGVLACNVSGQILLYNQAAQKLLQKPRKLIGLGRSLFSVLERGPIVHAIDMLHEATNRGQKSPTSNFVMTVGESHVLRIHMAPVFKNGDSEKSVSGFVLAMEDLSQQMQNGLEREQIFYGLTAALHSPLEQLSQALETLAQSPTLQETEHQASLQSIDRAIGSLTEKLQQAEQSYKQQVVDIGHRENILGEHLLNIIEHHLRHFSGISVTHCADKDLWLQVDSYAMVQCLAQLVNALLHAENFAALTIELHRTSADRAMFEIAWPGCTVSKEELDGWQNRPLIRDAQDRLVSFGDLIQRIGGIFDLTQNKDQQINQLRILLPIAETDEHFSESSVGEYCPIHYEFGLLHQVCKDDICQQSLAQLTYAVFDTETTGLKPSQGDEIIQIGAVRIVNGRILYEETLDQLIDPRRPVPEESIEIHGIAPELLLGQPTIDQALPQLHQFTEGSVLVAHNAAFDMKFLKLKEQSSGVHFNQPVLDTLLLSWVVHPNQQSHQLEEVARRLGVPIVGRHTALGDAMVTAEVLCKLIPLLAAKGVHTLEQAMEASMKAPFAHLDIY from the coding sequence ATGCGTCCTACTGTTAAATACTGGGTTTTCCTGCTCATCATCCTGTTCGCCGTGTTCGGCGTCATCCTCGGGAGCCTGGCTGCCGCATGGCATCAGATTACCCTTGCAGAGCAGGACTTCATCGCCCGTATCGCCCACCGCCTGATTCCCTTTCCGCTGATCGGCGCAACCTTCCTGTTTCTTATTATCGGCGGCCTGGTCAGTCTGCTGTTTTACTTTTACGTGGTGCCGATCCTGAGACTCGGCGAAGAAACCAAGCTCATCTCTGCCGTCAATCCCAGCCACCGCATCAAGCCCAAAGGAGCTCCGGAGCTGGTCAACCTGGCAGGCATCATCAATGAATCGGCCGATGCATTTGAAACCCTGCAAGCCGAAGTCAAGGAAAAGATCAACCAGGCCCGGTCGGACCTACAGCACGAACGCAATCTGCTGGCAGCCTTGATGTCCGACTTGCCCACCGGAGTCTTGGCCTGCAACGTGAGCGGCCAAATATTGCTCTACAACCAGGCGGCGCAGAAACTTCTGCAAAAACCCCGCAAGCTTATCGGCCTCGGCCGCTCGCTGTTCAGCGTGCTCGAACGCGGTCCCATTGTCCACGCCATCGACATGCTGCACGAGGCGACCAACCGGGGCCAGAAATCACCGACCTCCAACTTTGTGATGACCGTAGGCGAATCCCATGTTCTGCGGATTCATATGGCCCCGGTGTTCAAAAACGGCGACAGTGAGAAGTCTGTTTCCGGCTTCGTTCTGGCCATGGAAGACCTGAGCCAGCAGATGCAGAACGGCTTGGAGCGGGAACAGATTTTTTACGGCCTGACTGCCGCCTTGCACTCTCCCCTTGAACAGCTCAGCCAGGCCCTGGAAACCCTGGCCCAGTCGCCGACACTGCAGGAAACCGAGCACCAAGCATCACTGCAGAGCATTGACCGGGCCATCGGCAGCTTGACCGAGAAACTTCAACAGGCAGAGCAATCCTACAAACAACAAGTGGTCGATATTGGTCACCGGGAAAACATTCTTGGTGAACATCTCCTGAATATCATCGAGCACCACCTGCGGCACTTTTCAGGCATCTCTGTAACCCATTGCGCCGACAAAGACCTTTGGCTGCAGGTAGACAGCTATGCCATGGTGCAGTGCCTGGCCCAGCTGGTCAACGCTTTGCTCCACGCCGAAAATTTTGCGGCGCTGACCATTGAACTTCACCGCACCAGTGCCGACAGGGCGATGTTTGAAATCGCCTGGCCCGGCTGCACAGTCAGCAAAGAAGAGTTGGACGGCTGGCAAAACCGCCCGCTGATTCGAGACGCCCAGGATCGCCTGGTATCCTTTGGGGACCTGATTCAGCGTATCGGAGGAATTTTTGACCTGACCCAGAACAAGGATCAGCAGATCAATCAGCTACGCATTCTCCTGCCCATAGCCGAAACGGATGAGCATTTCAGCGAGAGCTCGGTGGGTGAATACTGTCCCATTCACTATGAATTCGGCCTGCTGCACCAGGTGTGCAAGGACGACATCTGCCAACAATCCCTTGCCCAGCTGACCTACGCCGTATTCGACACCGAAACCACCGGTCTCAAACCGTCGCAAGGGGACGAGATTATCCAGATCGGTGCGGTTCGGATTGTCAACGGCCGGATTCTTTACGAAGAAACCCTCGACCAGCTGATCGACCCACGGCGACCGGTACCTGAGGAATCCATCGAAATTCATGGAATTGCTCCAGAGCTGCTGCTGGGTCAGCCGACCATCGACCAGGCCTTGCCCCAACTGCACCAATTTACCGAGGGTTCGGTGCTGGTGGCCCACAACGCAGCCTTCGACATGAAGTTCCTCAAACTCAAGGAACAATCGAGCGGCGTCCACTTCAATCAACCGGTACTCGACACCTTGCTCTTGTCCTGGGTTGTCCATCCTAACCAGCAGAGCCACCAACTTGAAGAAGTGGCCAGAAGGCTCGGTGTCCCCATAGTCGGCCGCCATACGGCCCTTGGCGACGCCATGGTCACCGCGGAAGTATTGTGCAAGCTGATCCCCCTGCTGGCAGCAAAGGGAGTACATACGCTTGAGCAAGCCATGGAAGCCTCGATGAAAGCCCCCTTTGCACATCTCGATATTTATTAA
- a CDS encoding DUF294 nucleotidyltransferase-like domain-containing protein, translating into MSLSKHLRDVEPFNQLPEAVVQDLLAAARINIYPAGTCIFAQNDPPSGFLFVVKEGLVEITVLASSGEDMVVDYLQEGQFLGDTALFGDDPYSVGARAANDVQCYLLPFELLHQLERRYPQLRDYFAGVLVSRVRQLYSEMVADHTLSALGQMEAYPFKKRLSEIMSSPIEMCDGGETARQVARRMADKRISSVLVAGQDGSPAGLITEKDLVTKVIAAEVDDPQKVTAEQLMTPHPHVMPPDTYMYEAMAYMLGHQIRHMPVIDRGEPVGMVTLRDLMRYRSQKAMLLLGSIEEEESLAGLSRMRQEIVNVVRALLTETRNIHEVTEVISHLHHAIIKRVYAICEQQMAAAGHQKPAVRHCFLIMGSGGRREMLLGPDQDNGFIYEDMSEEKLAEVESYFVPFAEKLVAALAEVGYPLCDGKVMANNPAWRGRLSDWRARLREWFNDPEPQNVRDSSIFFDFTTLVGDPSLAQELHGIVQQGIREFPGFLFHMMSLDLQCKAPIGFMGRFLLEKSGEQAGLLSLKNGGSIFIVDCVRMFCLELERSELPTLERLKVLVELNVFDVETADHVRAAFEALVYLRLRNEIALVEAGREPSHYLDPQALPKNEQELLKGALHAVKKLQDSARRHFAKTPF; encoded by the coding sequence ATGAGTTTATCAAAACATTTGCGAGACGTGGAACCTTTCAATCAGTTGCCGGAGGCTGTGGTGCAGGATCTGCTCGCAGCGGCCCGGATTAATATTTATCCTGCCGGAACCTGTATCTTTGCCCAGAACGATCCCCCCAGCGGTTTTCTGTTTGTGGTTAAAGAGGGGTTGGTTGAGATAACGGTGCTTGCCTCCTCGGGCGAGGATATGGTCGTCGACTATCTGCAGGAAGGGCAGTTTTTGGGGGATACGGCTCTGTTTGGGGATGATCCCTATTCGGTCGGTGCCCGGGCTGCCAACGATGTTCAATGTTACTTATTGCCCTTTGAGTTGTTGCATCAGCTTGAAAGGCGCTACCCGCAATTGCGGGACTATTTTGCCGGAGTGCTTGTCTCAAGGGTTCGACAGCTCTACAGCGAAATGGTCGCCGACCATACGCTGAGCGCTCTGGGGCAGATGGAAGCCTATCCCTTTAAAAAGCGGCTTTCCGAGATCATGTCCTCGCCCATCGAGATGTGCGACGGGGGGGAAACGGCACGGCAGGTCGCTCGGCGTATGGCCGATAAACGCATTAGTTCGGTGCTGGTTGCCGGGCAAGACGGGTCGCCTGCCGGTCTGATTACAGAAAAGGACCTGGTAACCAAGGTGATTGCCGCCGAGGTTGACGATCCGCAAAAAGTCACCGCTGAGCAGTTGATGACGCCCCATCCGCATGTCATGCCTCCCGATACCTACATGTATGAGGCCATGGCTTATATGCTTGGGCATCAGATCAGACATATGCCCGTTATCGACCGTGGCGAGCCGGTCGGCATGGTTACGTTGCGTGACCTGATGCGCTATCGGAGTCAGAAGGCTATGCTGCTGCTGGGCAGTATCGAGGAGGAAGAGTCTCTCGCCGGTTTGTCTCGCATGCGTCAGGAAATCGTCAATGTGGTACGGGCGCTGTTGACCGAAACGCGTAATATCCATGAAGTCACGGAGGTCATCTCCCATCTGCATCATGCCATCATCAAGCGGGTCTATGCCATTTGTGAACAGCAAATGGCTGCCGCCGGCCATCAGAAACCGGCAGTGCGGCACTGTTTTCTGATTATGGGCAGCGGCGGTCGTCGCGAGATGCTGCTTGGGCCCGATCAGGATAATGGATTTATCTACGAGGACATGTCTGAGGAAAAGCTGGCCGAGGTTGAGAGCTATTTTGTGCCTTTTGCCGAAAAGCTGGTGGCGGCATTGGCCGAGGTCGGCTATCCCTTGTGCGACGGCAAGGTCATGGCCAACAATCCGGCCTGGCGCGGTCGTCTGAGCGATTGGCGGGCACGTCTGCGAGAGTGGTTCAACGACCCGGAGCCCCAGAATGTCAGGGATTCATCGATCTTTTTCGACTTTACCACCCTGGTTGGCGATCCGAGCCTAGCCCAGGAATTGCACGGTATAGTGCAGCAGGGCATTCGCGAATTTCCCGGGTTTCTTTTTCACATGATGTCTCTGGATCTGCAGTGCAAGGCTCCTATAGGCTTTATGGGACGTTTCCTGCTGGAGAAGAGTGGTGAACAGGCCGGCCTGCTTTCCCTCAAGAATGGTGGAAGCATTTTTATCGTCGATTGCGTGCGCATGTTCTGCCTGGAACTGGAGCGATCGGAGCTGCCTACTCTCGAGCGCCTTAAGGTGCTGGTCGAGTTGAATGTCTTTGATGTCGAGACTGCCGACCATGTGCGGGCGGCCTTTGAGGCTCTGGTGTATCTGCGCCTGCGTAATGAAATTGCCCTGGTTGAGGCGGGTCGGGAGCCAAGCCATTACCTCGATCCCCAGGCCTTGCCCAAAAATGAACAGGAGCTGCTCAAGGGAGCGTTGCATGCGGTTAAGAAACTGCAGGACTCCGCTCGCCGGCACTTTGCAAAAACCCCCTTTTAG
- a CDS encoding DUF485 domain-containing protein, protein MGHGPAVKLGKDYASGYKTKLGISMFIVYTLVYAIFVGVNITNPAAMETIVMGQTLAVVYGFGLIFLAFVMAIVYNHFCTAAEKRLNK, encoded by the coding sequence ATGGGACACGGACCCGCAGTAAAACTGGGCAAGGATTATGCGTCCGGTTATAAGACTAAACTCGGCATTTCGATGTTCATCGTTTACACCCTCGTTTATGCCATTTTTGTAGGTGTCAATATCACGAATCCGGCAGCGATGGAGACCATCGTCATGGGCCAGACCCTGGCTGTCGTTTACGGTTTCGGTTTAATCTTTTTGGCTTTCGTCATGGCGATCGTCTACAACCACTTCTGCACCGCTGCAGAAAAACGGCTGAATAAATAG
- a CDS encoding cation acetate symporter: MIYTQSPLAIALFVAFVLFVLGLSFYLARRTTSSEGYYAAGGNIHWFVNGIAFAGDYLSAASFLGICGMIATAGYDGFLYSIGYLAGWMVALFLVAEPMKRLGKYTFTDALDSKFNSKGIQLAAAISTLVVSVFYLIPQMVGAGVLVQPLLGLPHYVGVIIVGIVVTLIVATAGMASTTYVQFMKGGLLLICSLILCFGILGRGLSTNPDQGGKKAYHDFQTIQANVAADGSLLLSDAAYAAPADWKSGSLGEAGFVKLSKEGVDTIWQVKQAATGFELEETLFVTTLEDGTKLYNGSPKEEGKFFPVGHIKELKVDGVEVAETGAIGPFSFLKTIGDSTVVLWGKKYVKNDDGSKTLIYYQKPTSGARILRPGLKFKVDNASGTDKFNFISLMLALFCGTAALPHILIRYYTVPSQAAARKSTLVAIASIGFFYMMTLFMGIGAMTNGVINLTDNNMSAPLVALSFGVILFSIISSIAFATVLGTVSGLIVAASGAVAHDLMSNFLGIKMTDSGMVMAGKISAVVVGIVAIYLGIVFEGMNVSFLVGWAFAVAASANLPAILMLLFWKKTTAQGITASILVGLVSALGLILLSPDMWVRYGLLPQDAPITFNSPALVSVPLSFIALVVVSLMTQGSAVAAPAED; this comes from the coding sequence ATGATTTATACTCAATCTCCGTTGGCAATCGCCCTGTTCGTCGCTTTCGTCCTCTTTGTGCTGGGCCTCTCCTTCTACCTGGCCCGTCGCACCACCTCCTCCGAAGGCTACTACGCCGCCGGCGGTAACATTCACTGGTTTGTTAACGGTATAGCCTTTGCCGGCGATTACCTCTCGGCTGCTTCCTTCCTCGGTATTTGCGGCATGATCGCGACCGCCGGTTACGACGGCTTCCTCTACTCCATCGGCTATCTGGCCGGTTGGATGGTAGCCCTGTTCCTGGTCGCCGAGCCGATGAAGCGCCTCGGTAAGTACACCTTTACCGATGCTCTGGACTCCAAGTTCAACTCTAAAGGCATTCAGCTCGCCGCCGCCATTTCTACCCTGGTGGTATCGGTCTTCTACCTGATCCCGCAGATGGTTGGTGCTGGCGTTCTGGTACAGCCCCTGCTCGGTCTGCCCCACTACGTGGGCGTTATCATCGTCGGCATCGTCGTTACTCTGATCGTTGCCACCGCCGGTATGGCCTCCACCACCTATGTTCAGTTCATGAAGGGTGGCCTGCTGCTGATCTGCTCCCTCATTCTGTGTTTCGGTATTTTGGGTCGCGGCCTCTCCACCAACCCTGATCAGGGCGGCAAAAAAGCCTACCACGACTTCCAGACCATCCAGGCCAATGTGGCTGCTGATGGTTCTCTGCTGCTTTCTGACGCTGCTTACGCTGCTCCTGCTGACTGGAAGTCCGGTAGCCTGGGCGAAGCCGGTTTTGTCAAGCTGAGCAAAGAAGGCGTCGATACCATCTGGCAGGTCAAGCAAGCTGCTACCGGTTTCGAACTGGAAGAGACCCTGTTCGTCACCACCCTTGAAGACGGCACTAAGCTTTACAACGGCTCTCCCAAAGAAGAAGGCAAGTTCTTCCCCGTCGGTCATATCAAAGAACTCAAGGTCGACGGCGTTGAAGTTGCAGAAACCGGCGCCATCGGTCCTTTCTCCTTTCTGAAGACCATCGGAGACTCCACCGTCGTTCTGTGGGGCAAGAAGTACGTCAAGAACGATGACGGCAGCAAAACCCTCATCTACTATCAGAAGCCGACCAGCGGTGCTCGCATCCTGCGTCCCGGTCTGAAGTTCAAGGTCGACAATGCTTCCGGTACCGACAAGTTTAACTTCATCTCCCTGATGCTGGCCCTGTTCTGCGGTACTGCGGCACTGCCCCACATCCTGATTCGTTACTACACTGTACCGAGCCAGGCTGCGGCCCGTAAGTCGACCCTGGTGGCTATCGCCTCCATCGGTTTCTTCTACATGATGACCCTGTTCATGGGTATCGGCGCTATGACCAACGGCGTTATTAACCTTACCGATAACAACATGTCGGCACCTCTGGTGGCTCTGTCCTTCGGCGTTATCCTGTTCTCGATCATTTCGTCGATTGCTTTTGCTACCGTACTCGGTACCGTTTCCGGTCTGATCGTTGCCGCGTCCGGCGCCGTTGCTCACGACTTGATGTCCAACTTCCTCGGCATCAAGATGACCGACAGCGGCATGGTTATGGCCGGTAAGATCTCCGCGGTTGTGGTCGGAATCGTCGCCATTTATCTCGGTATCGTCTTCGAAGGCATGAACGTTTCCTTCCTGGTCGGTTGGGCCTTTGCCGTAGCTGCTTCGGCTAACCTGCCGGCGATTCTCATGCTGTTGTTCTGGAAGAAGACCACTGCACAGGGCATCACCGCATCGATCCTTGTCGGTCTGGTATCGGCCCTGGGCCTGATCCTGCTCTCCCCCGACATGTGGGTTCGTTACGGCCTGCTGCCCCAGGATGCGCCGATTACCTTTAACAGCCCGGCGCTGGTCTCCGTTCCTCTGAGCTTTATCGCTCTGGTTGTGGTTTCCCTGATGACTCAGGGCTCGGCGGTTGCAGCGCCTGCTGAGGACTGA
- the uvrC gene encoding excinuclease ABC subunit UvrC encodes MLDVDLKKFPALPGVYLMKGAQGEVLYVGKAKHLRNRLRSYFSVTGDGRAHIRFLMNRVETIETIVTDTEKEALILENTLIKKYRPRYNINLRDDKTYVSLRIDMREEFPTLQLVRRVKKDGARYFGPYSSSTAVKETLKLIYRIFPLRHHPLEACRRRDRPCLYHQIEQCSAPCHGLISPSEYAALVDGAVKLLAGREKEVVTLLQQRMGAAAEKLDYEQAARLRDQVQAIEQTVEKQKVADAGGGDQDVVGLHREGGEVELAILFVREGKVIGRRSYSLEWRLAEDELLSSFLQEFYSRDVVIPDRLLLPLVLEDSETLADWLSERKGKRMQLLVPQRGGGRQLVEMARRNAEESFREKGSRREARQQVLQDIATRLQLGRLPQRIECFDISNVQGRFSVASMAVLSDGEPDKGAYRHFRIRTVTGSDDYASLYEVLKRRLTRGMEEEVLPDFILIDGGKGQLSVLNAVLEELALSDRIDAVGIAKSRVRSNVRGKVVERSEERFFLPGRKNPVVLRQGSPALFMLERLRDEAHRFAITYHRKLRRQSTLHSALEDIPGVGAQRRKALLRHFGSLKKIKQASLEQLKDMPGLPSTLAERIFDTFHKSGSSE; translated from the coding sequence ATGCTCGATGTCGACCTTAAAAAATTTCCCGCCCTGCCCGGCGTCTACCTGATGAAGGGGGCGCAGGGCGAGGTGCTGTACGTCGGCAAAGCCAAGCATCTGCGTAATCGGCTGCGTAGCTATTTTTCCGTTACCGGAGACGGTCGGGCCCACATCCGCTTTCTCATGAACCGGGTGGAGACTATAGAGACCATCGTCACCGATACGGAGAAAGAAGCCCTGATCCTTGAGAATACCCTGATCAAAAAATATCGTCCTCGCTACAACATCAATCTGCGGGACGATAAAACCTATGTTTCGCTGCGTATCGATATGCGCGAAGAATTTCCCACCTTGCAACTGGTGCGTCGCGTTAAAAAGGATGGCGCCCGCTACTTCGGTCCCTATTCCTCGTCGACGGCAGTGAAGGAAACCCTAAAACTTATCTATCGTATCTTTCCCCTACGCCATCATCCCCTGGAAGCCTGCCGCCGCCGGGATCGCCCCTGCCTTTATCATCAGATAGAGCAATGCAGCGCACCCTGCCATGGATTGATCAGTCCCTCGGAGTACGCTGCTCTGGTCGACGGAGCTGTGAAGTTGCTGGCCGGTCGCGAAAAGGAAGTGGTCACTTTGTTGCAGCAGCGTATGGGGGCCGCAGCCGAAAAACTGGATTACGAACAGGCGGCCCGGCTGCGCGATCAGGTTCAGGCCATCGAGCAGACGGTTGAGAAACAAAAAGTGGCCGATGCCGGCGGTGGTGATCAGGACGTGGTTGGTCTGCATCGCGAAGGCGGCGAGGTAGAGCTGGCGATCCTCTTTGTCCGGGAGGGCAAGGTCATCGGTCGCCGAAGCTATAGCCTTGAATGGCGGTTGGCCGAGGACGAACTGTTGTCATCCTTTCTACAGGAATTTTACAGTCGAGATGTGGTTATTCCTGATCGTCTGTTGCTGCCTTTGGTTCTCGAAGATAGCGAAACATTGGCCGATTGGCTGAGCGAGCGCAAAGGGAAAAGGATGCAATTGCTGGTGCCGCAACGGGGAGGGGGGCGACAACTGGTCGAGATGGCCCGACGCAACGCCGAGGAATCCTTTCGCGAAAAGGGCAGCCGTCGGGAAGCCCGGCAGCAGGTGTTGCAGGATATCGCCACTCGATTACAGTTGGGTCGTCTGCCGCAAAGGATCGAATGCTTCGACATTTCCAATGTGCAGGGGCGCTTCAGTGTGGCCAGTATGGCGGTCTTGAGTGACGGGGAACCGGACAAGGGGGCTTATCGGCATTTTCGAATTCGTACGGTGACCGGATCGGACGATTACGCTTCTCTCTATGAGGTGCTGAAGAGGCGCCTGACCAGGGGCATGGAAGAGGAGGTCCTGCCCGATTTCATCCTGATCGATGGCGGTAAAGGGCAGTTGTCGGTATTGAACGCGGTCTTGGAAGAATTGGCCTTGAGCGATCGCATCGACGCCGTGGGCATAGCCAAAAGCCGGGTGCGCAGCAATGTTCGTGGCAAGGTGGTGGAGCGCAGCGAGGAGCGGTTTTTTCTGCCCGGCCGCAAGAACCCGGTGGTGCTGCGCCAGGGATCGCCAGCCCTCTTTATGTTGGAGCGGTTGCGTGACGAGGCTCACCGTTTTGCTATCACCTATCACCGCAAGCTGCGCCGGCAATCGACCCTGCATTCGGCCCTCGAGGACATTCCCGGTGTCGGAGCGCAGCGTCGCAAGGCTTTGTTGCGCCATTTCGGCAGTCTGAAAAAGATCAAACAGGCCAGCCTGGAGCAACTAAAAGACATGCCCGGCTTACCAAGTACCTTGGCCGAGCGTATTTTCGACACCTTTCATAAATCGGGTTCCTCAGAATAA
- the malQ gene encoding 4-alpha-glucanotransferase yields the protein MSQQRTSGILLHPTSLPGPHGIGSLGSEAYRFIDFLAASGHSLWQILPLGPTGYGDSPYSALSAFAGNPLLICLERLVEAGDLEPADIAGIAMEEGRVHFRFVHSLKTRLLRKASQVFRNGEDRQRQQAFDKFCHEQADWLDDYSLFQALRRKFKEASWNTWPLEIRQRQSGALSFWKEELANDLFEQQYAQFVFYEQWFALKCYADQRGIRLLGDMPIFVALDSADVWSHPELFQLDQEMQPTLVAGVPPDYFSATGQRWGNPLYRWEHMKEDNFNWWKSRLRWALEQTDLLRIDHFRGFEACWAIPADEKTAINGTWQPVPGSELFKSLLAEFGQLPLIAEDLGIITPEVEALRDQFGLPGMKILQFAFDSGPDNPYLPHNLTRCCVVYTGTHDNDTTLGWWQNLSAAAKKQVSAYLGNPTPEMPWSLIHAAMTSVADTCILPLQDLLGLDDRARMNRPGQPEHNWCWRYVPNALSDELQQRMKVLNELSGRAQARDK from the coding sequence ATGTCCCAACAGCGCACCAGCGGTATCCTGCTTCACCCCACCTCCCTTCCCGGACCCCACGGCATCGGAAGCCTCGGAAGTGAAGCCTACCGTTTCATCGATTTTCTAGCGGCCAGCGGCCACAGCCTATGGCAAATCCTGCCTCTGGGCCCGACGGGATACGGTGACTCCCCCTACAGCGCCTTGTCTGCCTTTGCCGGCAATCCCTTGCTGATCTGCCTGGAACGCCTGGTGGAGGCCGGCGACCTTGAACCGGCCGACATTGCCGGGATCGCCATGGAGGAGGGGCGGGTTCATTTTCGTTTCGTACACAGCCTGAAAACCCGGCTTTTGCGCAAAGCCTCACAAGTCTTTCGCAATGGCGAAGATCGGCAGCGGCAGCAGGCGTTTGATAAATTTTGTCATGAGCAAGCCGATTGGCTCGATGACTATTCTTTGTTTCAAGCCTTACGCCGTAAGTTCAAAGAAGCCAGTTGGAACACCTGGCCGTTGGAAATTCGACAACGCCAATCAGGGGCCTTGTCTTTCTGGAAAGAAGAACTGGCCAACGACCTGTTTGAGCAGCAATATGCCCAATTTGTTTTTTATGAACAGTGGTTTGCTTTGAAATGCTATGCCGATCAGCGGGGGATTCGACTGCTCGGTGATATGCCCATCTTTGTCGCCCTCGATTCCGCCGATGTCTGGAGCCATCCGGAACTCTTCCAGCTTGACCAGGAGATGCAACCGACCCTGGTAGCCGGCGTTCCTCCCGATTATTTCAGCGCAACAGGCCAACGCTGGGGCAATCCCCTGTACCGCTGGGAGCATATGAAAGAGGATAATTTCAACTGGTGGAAGTCCCGACTGCGCTGGGCATTGGAACAAACCGACTTGCTGCGTATCGACCATTTTCGCGGCTTTGAAGCCTGCTGGGCCATTCCTGCCGACGAAAAAACGGCCATTAACGGCACCTGGCAACCAGTCCCCGGATCAGAGCTCTTCAAAAGCCTGCTCGCCGAATTCGGCCAACTGCCCCTGATCGCCGAGGACCTGGGAATCATCACTCCAGAAGTAGAGGCCCTGCGCGATCAATTCGGCTTACCGGGCATGAAAATTCTTCAGTTCGCCTTCGATTCCGGTCCGGACAACCCGTATCTGCCGCACAACCTCACACGGTGCTGTGTCGTCTATACCGGCACCCACGACAACGACACCACCCTCGGCTGGTGGCAAAACCTGTCCGCCGCAGCGAAAAAGCAAGTTTCTGCCTACCTGGGAAACCCCACCCCCGAGATGCCCTGGAGCCTGATTCATGCGGCCATGACCAGCGTGGCCGATACCTGCATCCTACCCTTGCAGGACCTTTTAGGCCTGGATGACAGGGCCCGCATGAACCGCCCCGGCCAACCGGAGCACAACTGGTGCTGGCGATATGTCCCCAATGCCTTGAGCGATGAATTGCAGCAGCGGATGAAGGTATTGAACGAACTGAGCGGCCGAGCCCAGGCAAGGGACAAGTAA